One window of Podarcis raffonei isolate rPodRaf1 chromosome 15, rPodRaf1.pri, whole genome shotgun sequence genomic DNA carries:
- the SRSF1 gene encoding serine/arginine-rich splicing factor 1 isoform X3 has protein sequence MSGGGVIRGPAGNNDCRIYVGNLPPDIRTKDIEDVFYKYGAIRDIDLKNRRGGPPFAFVEFEDPRDAEDAVYGRDGYDYDGYRLRVEFPRSGRGTGRGGGGGGGGGAPRGRYGPPSRRSEYRVIVSGLPPSGSWQDLKDHMREAGDVCYADVFRDGTGVVEFVRKEDMTYAVRKLDNTKFRSHETYLKRWIKNALD, from the exons ATGTCTGGTGGCGGCGTGATCCGCGGCCCGGCCGGGAACAACGACTGCCGCATCTACGTGGGGAACCTGCCGCCGGACATCCGCACCAAGGACATCGAGGACGTTTTCTACAAGTACGGCGCCATCCGGGACATCGACCTCAAGAACCGCCGCGGGGGCCCGCCGTTCGCCTTCGTCGAGTTCGAGGACCCCAG GGATGCGGAGGATGCAGTCTACGGACGGGATGGATATGATTATGATGGGTATCGTCTACGAGTGGAGTTTCCTCGAAGTGGACGGGGCActggcaggggaggaggaggcggtggaGGTGGTGGGGCCCCAAGGGGCAGATATGGACCCCCATCCAGGCGATCAGAGTACAGAGTGATAGTATCAG GACTACCTCCCAGTGGAAGCTGGCAGGATTTAAAGGATCACATGCGTGAAGCAGGTGATGTATGTTATGCTGATGTTTTCCGAGATGGAACTGGTGTCGTGGAGTTTGTACGGAAAGAAGATATGACCTACGCAGTACGAAAACTGGATAACACTAAGTTTAGATCTCATGAG ACATATCTGAAGAGAtggattaagaatgctttggATTAA
- the SRSF1 gene encoding serine/arginine-rich splicing factor 1 isoform X1, with the protein MSGGGVIRGPAGNNDCRIYVGNLPPDIRTKDIEDVFYKYGAIRDIDLKNRRGGPPFAFVEFEDPRDAEDAVYGRDGYDYDGYRLRVEFPRSGRGTGRGGGGGGGGGAPRGRYGPPSRRSEYRVIVSGLPPSGSWQDLKDHMREAGDVCYADVFRDGTGVVEFVRKEDMTYAVRKLDNTKFRSHEGETAYIRVKVDGPRSPSYGRSRSRSRSRSRSRSRSNSRSRSYSPRRSRGSPRYSPRHSRSRSRT; encoded by the exons ATGTCTGGTGGCGGCGTGATCCGCGGCCCGGCCGGGAACAACGACTGCCGCATCTACGTGGGGAACCTGCCGCCGGACATCCGCACCAAGGACATCGAGGACGTTTTCTACAAGTACGGCGCCATCCGGGACATCGACCTCAAGAACCGCCGCGGGGGCCCGCCGTTCGCCTTCGTCGAGTTCGAGGACCCCAG GGATGCGGAGGATGCAGTCTACGGACGGGATGGATATGATTATGATGGGTATCGTCTACGAGTGGAGTTTCCTCGAAGTGGACGGGGCActggcaggggaggaggaggcggtggaGGTGGTGGGGCCCCAAGGGGCAGATATGGACCCCCATCCAGGCGATCAGAGTACAGAGTGATAGTATCAG GACTACCTCCCAGTGGAAGCTGGCAGGATTTAAAGGATCACATGCGTGAAGCAGGTGATGTATGTTATGCTGATGTTTTCCGAGATGGAACTGGTGTCGTGGAGTTTGTACGGAAAGAAGATATGACCTACGCAGTACGAAAACTGGATAACACTAAGTTTAGATCTCATGAG GGAGAAACTGCCTACATCCGTGTTAAAGTTGATGGCCCAAGAAGTCCGAGTTACGGAAGATCTCGCTCTCGCAGCCGTAGTCGTAGCAGAAGCCGTAGCCGAAGCAACAGCAGAAGTCGCAGTTATTCCCCGAGAAGAAGCAGAGGATCTCCACGCTACTCTCCCCGTCACAGCAGATCACGTTCCCGTACATAA
- the SRSF1 gene encoding serine/arginine-rich splicing factor 1 isoform X2, with protein sequence MSGGGVIRGPAGNNDCRIYVGNLPPDIRTKDIEDVFYKYGAIRDIDLKNRRGGPPFAFVEFEDPRDAEDAVYGRDGYDYDGYRLRVEFPRSGRGTGRGGGGGGGGGAPRGRYGPPSRRSEYRVIVSGLPPSGSWQDLKDHMREAGDVCYADVFRDGTGVVEFVRKEDMTYAVRKLDNTKFRSHEVWIGEGSLDPNPWSWIIGFKS encoded by the exons ATGTCTGGTGGCGGCGTGATCCGCGGCCCGGCCGGGAACAACGACTGCCGCATCTACGTGGGGAACCTGCCGCCGGACATCCGCACCAAGGACATCGAGGACGTTTTCTACAAGTACGGCGCCATCCGGGACATCGACCTCAAGAACCGCCGCGGGGGCCCGCCGTTCGCCTTCGTCGAGTTCGAGGACCCCAG GGATGCGGAGGATGCAGTCTACGGACGGGATGGATATGATTATGATGGGTATCGTCTACGAGTGGAGTTTCCTCGAAGTGGACGGGGCActggcaggggaggaggaggcggtggaGGTGGTGGGGCCCCAAGGGGCAGATATGGACCCCCATCCAGGCGATCAGAGTACAGAGTGATAGTATCAG GACTACCTCCCAGTGGAAGCTGGCAGGATTTAAAGGATCACATGCGTGAAGCAGGTGATGTATGTTATGCTGATGTTTTCCGAGATGGAACTGGTGTCGTGGAGTTTGTACGGAAAGAAGATATGACCTACGCAGTACGAAAACTGGATAACACTAAGTTTAGATCTCATGAG GTTTGGATTGGAGAGGGCTCACTGGATCCCAATCCTTGGAGCTGGATCATTGGATTCAAATCATAA